GTACTTCGGTGCGCCCAGATCAGTGGTGAGGAACTCGTTGCCACCGACTTCGATCTTGTACTCGGTCACCGAGCCAAGGTGGACCGTGCTGCGGACGGTCCCGGAGAAGACTCGGTCCCCATCGGAGGGGTTGATCGTGATGTCTTCGGGCCGGATGTAGAGGAGATCCGTGGTTGCGTCAGCGTCCGCCTCGTGCATCGGCAGCGAGATGTCGTCGTCCTCGAACGCCACGGTACCGTTCTGACCCTTAGTGACAGAGACGAAGTTCGAGTCGCCGACGAAGTTCGCGACGAATTTCGACTGTGGGTCCTGGTAGATCTCCGACGGAGGCGCGTACCGGACCTTCTCGCCCTCGTGGAGCACGAGCACGCGGTCAGACAGCGTCAGTGCCTCGCGCTGGTTGTGTGTCACGTAGATCGACGTGATCTCGAGCCTGTCGTGCAGGTCTTTGATCTCACGGCGCATCTGCTCGCGGAGCTGGCGGTCGAGGTCCGACAGCGGTTCGTCGTAGAGGAGCAAGTCGGGCTCCAGGACGAGGACGCGGGCCAGTGCGACACGCTGTTGTTCCCCGCCGCTCAAGTTCTGGATATTACGGTCTTCGTAGCCTGGCAGTGAGACGATCTCGAGGATCTCGGCGACGCGCTCTTCCATCTCTGCCTCCGTGAGGTTCTCCCGATGTCGGAGCCCGAACGCCACGTTGTCGAACACAGACATATGCGGAAACAGCGCCAGGCGCTGGAACACGAGCCCCATATTTCGGTCCTCGGGCGGGAGCCCGATCATTTCGTTCCCGGCGACGACGATGCTCCCCGCGGTGGGGTCGACGAATCCGGCGATCG
This portion of the Halobellus litoreus genome encodes:
- a CDS encoding ABC transporter ATP-binding protein, which codes for MAFVNIQNLRKTYGDVVAVNDVSLDIEEGEFVSILGPSGSGKTTMLKSIAGFVDPTAGSIVVAGNEMIGLPPEDRNMGLVFQRLALFPHMSVFDNVAFGLRHRENLTEAEMEERVAEILEIVSLPGYEDRNIQNLSGGEQQRVALARVLVLEPDLLLYDEPLSDLDRQLREQMRREIKDLHDRLEITSIYVTHNQREALTLSDRVLVLHEGEKVRYAPPSEIYQDPQSKFVANFVGDSNFVSVTKGQNGTVAFEDDDISLPMHEADADATTDLLYIRPEDITINPSDGDRVFSGTVRSTVHLGSVTEYKIEVGGNEFLTTDLGAPKYTKGDSVTVQFEDYGLVEA